One window from the genome of Brachionichthys hirsutus isolate HB-005 chromosome 19, CSIRO-AGI_Bhir_v1, whole genome shotgun sequence encodes:
- the LOC137908686 gene encoding uncharacterized protein translates to MDGRHGKLLQLLSTAALLVGARGQCPQGWRENDGSCYFFSVDTKSWTEANAFCLEQDSDLMSIRDVHERLWVRTQISTEIYWIGLNDRVAEDVWEWTDGTPYLEYIAYWAPGQPDNWGEGGEDCGQVVGYNDGKWNDDNCSARRKYICKQINPDPAPRCDSANGWRQYGSSCYKLKADTTKSWSAARHDCVEDGADLVSIVSAAEEQYVTGILDSSHFDLWIGLSTLKCTKASCQVQAGSAQLSWSDASDLAYVNWAAGEPAVGDAQVGSCSAIIKDETDEFGKWKIHVCRYERPYVCKRPLNTICPAGWLSFAGSCYWLVSNTNLLTSWYEAATMCSDWGTNLLIIDSPEEQYFINGKLPDFHHVDIPDIWIGLSDKDQDGEFRWVDKSEVTFSNYGSGSPRNTPNMVDCGQIFTGNYDGKWETTNCFKTRGYICEMKGGQNPKPTSPPDSHCDAGYLLYGDFCYHFETESVKDWHGAEAHCVSAQGHLASFHSAAELSFLTGHMAYQAWVGLNDIDEENAFVYTDGTAADFLPWAPNQPDNWQDNEDCVLIRGAGHYEAGKLNDDFCTATKAFVCKKAKGQGPPPHPTREPGWNDKCGFWTADPFNDFCYLFNYLSMRRWYDARADCVNQGGDLLSITEPFEQAFIQGIIQQAATGVSLWMGGHDSITEGGWEWTDASPFRYVHWNSGNPDDYYGEDCLSILINTGYWNDDNCEFNRGYVCKRRGNTPKPPPPHDGFMTAIVCQNSAAVLHCPGESVINVQSAFYGRKSNDICLHLDGSGGGSCTVDGVFPRYRKSCDNHPYCFLYAHTDVDPCPAVAKYLEVVYSCEQKVCLHGLGVESGNVTDAQLAASSSSGPFSPDKARLNGDSCWMPSGSPTSSWIQVNLGQPRKVTGIVIQGCPQNDHWVTKFKMQHSVDAAAWTDYTADGPFLPGSTDRSTPDTQLLGTPVSAQYIRIVPLEVSGQAGLRFDVLGCSPDYAVTCEHKPGFDATLDKMTVHCPARCADAYYAVYGTGSYRGDSSTCAAAIHAGVVLNEVGGDCTMVKTDGLDFYPGSTRNGITSRQYAASYEVSYAFADGELRCPGYDWHGFGESCYKPFDDRKTWHGAQATCRSVGAELVSILSMAEQSWLESYLYTATVNVWTGLSDLALSGFFVWSDEHEVTFTHWSPGQPNNHEGFDEDCVELFFDSGRWNDKSCKELNTFICKQPKAHYLLPSPGPTVYGCPQGWSAFAYSCYWMEETPRSWAGAQEFCEGKEGALLHIGDIYEQSHFTVELSGRTGYWWIGLRAQGQGGGVDYQWVNGAALTFTHWDRDQPDSGDGTCVAMTSGVIGGFWDDKQCLDQYAFVCEKARPDITPPTTAPTPPLPEGCSEGWTALPHHRYCYKLFHDVDWSMKKSWGGAHADCVSRRADLVSIHSQEEENFLSLYTKDSNKWIGLKHSPTEGGYSWSDGSPLSHTNWGPGEPNDHDGREECVELVTDANGTRSWWNDCHCDVHQDWVCMIAKGQEPVFPPMTPPPVPAHDCGPNPGWRKNAGICYYHNDTDVVDFHTALERCWGEKASLVSILTGEEHAYVSSMVGTGELAEAWIGLTRVGITGGQYRWVDSSPVTYTHWGPGEPNNYNGEEMCVHMQRLRGNWNDVNCGWASAGYVCKKFPGDIVTPPPPTQPWEGNCPTGWLRFKDKCFMFKGKKDDIKANWSSARSWCKGQLGELAVIDDQYENDFVSSYLRDLELPTWIGLSDLITENQYGWSDGVSAVKYTNWNDKEPNNAGGVEHCVAMTHSYLRSGRWNDDACHKDHSFVCYMKKSSSIDPPPPTTNPIPGYVSWYSNFYRLVTEPKSWDAAQTFCEVEGGNLASIDMSYDQAFVAGVVLQGGDDAWIGLRRQDEGVYAWTDGWPVFFTQWGPGEPSTNQDGGCVSMHGAPAFHGTWNDTRCDLAKPFICKISSEEPPPTPAPGDGKCLPFWAPYGSYCYSVYDGQQGYSWPDSRLYCQSRGAELASVHSRAEVNFIRNMNYTKYHNIWIGLTRDNHLGWAWTDGSPVGFVFWAPGEPNQSLHPGDVAYENCVEMYEDGRWNDNNCLQKRGFVCRHRQYYTTDNESNPIIPTDPPGGVIAAAVVAAVVGVVLILGLLYYVFSVRGYKLSLPVRRTGAVDMPAFTNPNFPGESDT, encoded by the exons ATGGACGGAAGACACGGAAagcttctgcagctgctgagcaCGGCGGCTCTTCTCGTTGGTG CCCGGGGCCAGTGTCCGCAGGGCTGGAGGGAGAACGACGGGAGCTGCTACTTCTTCTCCGTCGACACCAAGTCGTGGACGGAGGCCAACGCCTTCTGTCTGGAGCAGGACAGCGACCTGATGAGCATCCGGGACGTCCACGAGAGG CTGTGGGTGAGAACCCAGATCAGCACAGAGATCTACTGGATCGGGCTGAACGACCGGGTCGCAGAGGACGTCTGGGAGTGGACCGACGGGACTCCCTATCTGGAATACATTGC ATACTGGGCGCCAGGTCAGCCGGATAACTGGGGGGAGGGCGGGGAAGACTGCGGCCAGGTGGTCGGCTATAACGACGGGAAATGGAACGATGACAACTGCAGTGCCAGAAGGAAATATATCTGCAAGCAGATCAACC CTGATCCGGCCCCACGCTGTGATTCGGCCAATGGCTGGAGACAGTACGGCTCCAGCTGCTACAAGCTGAAAGCCGACACCACGAAGAGCTGGTCTGCAGCGAGACACGACTGCGTGGAGGACGGAGCGGACCTGGTGTCCATCGTCTCGGCGGCGGAGGAGCAGTACGTCACAGGGATACTGGACTCGTCCCACTTTGACCTCTGGATCGGCCTCTCCACGCTG aaatgcACCAAGGCTTCCTGTCAGGTCCAAGCAGGCAGCGCTCAGCTCAGCTGGTCCGACGCCAGCGACCTGGCCTACGTGAACTGGGCTGCTGGTGAACCCGCCGT CGGCGACGCTCAGGTGGGCTCGTGTTCTGCCATCATCAAAGACGAAACGGATGAATTTGGGAAATGGAAGATCCACGTGTGCAGATACGAGCGTCCCTACGTGTGCAAACGGCCGCTCAACA CTATCTGTCCCGCCGGCTGGCTGAGCTTCGCTGGAAGCTGTTACTGGTTGGTCAGTAACACCAATTTGCTGACCAGCTGGTATGAGGCCGCCACCATGTGCTCCGACTGGGGGACCAACCTGCTGATCATAGACAG TCCTGAAGAACAGTACTTCATCAACGGGAAGCTTCCGGACTTTCACCACGTGGACATTCCTGACATCTGGATTGGTTTATCAG ATAAGGACCAGGATGGGGAGTTCAGGTGGGTGGATAAATCTGAGGTAACATTTTCCAACTATGGTTCTGGTTCGCCCAGAAACACGCCGAACATGGTGGACTGTGGTCAGATCTTCACAG GAAACTACGACGGCAAGTGGGAAACGACCAACTGCTTCAAGACACGGGGTTACATTTGTGAGATGAAAGGAGGCCAGAACCCCAAACCGACTTCACCTCCAG ATTCCCACTGTGACGCTGGCTATTTGCTGTATGGAGACTTCTGCTATCACTTTGAGACCGAGTCCGTAAAGGACTGGCACGGTGCCGAGGCTCACTGTGTCAGCGCCCAGGGTCACCTGGCCAGCTTCCACTCGGCAGCAGAATTAAGCTTCCTCACAG GTCACATGGCGTACCAAGCCTGGGTGGGACTGAACGACATCGATGAGGAAAACGCGTTCGTGTACACCGATGGAACTGCTGCA GATTTCCTCCCGTGGGCGCCAAATCAGCCCGACAACTGGCAGGACAACGAGGACTGCGTCCTCATCAGAGGGGCGGGGCACTACGAAGCCGGGAAGCTCAACGATGATTTCTGCACGGCCACGAAAGCGTTTGTGTGCAAAAAAG CCAAGGGACAAGGACCTCCTCCGCATCCGACCCGTGAACCAG GGTGGAATGACAAATGTGGCTTCTGGACAGCTGACCCGTTTAATGACTTCTGCTACCTGTTTAACTACCTGTCGATGAGGAGGTGGTACGACGCCCGAGCCGACTGCGTCAACCAGGGAGGAGACCTGCTCAGCATCACCGAGCCCTTCGAGCAGGCTTTCATACAAG GTATTATTCAGCAGGCTGCCACAGGCGTCTCTCTCTGGATGGGGGGGCACGACTCCATCACCGAGGGTGGCTGGGAGTGGACGGACGCGTCTCCCTTCAGATACGTCCACTGGAATTCag GTAACCCAGACGACTACTATGGTGAAGACTGCCTCAGCATCCTGATCAACACGGGCTACTGGAACGACGACAACTGTGAATTCAACAGAGGCTACGTCTGCAAGCGGAGAG GAAACACGCCgaagccccccccacctcacgaCG GTTTCATGACGGCCATCGTGTGCCAGAACTCCGCCGCCGTCCTTCACTGTCCGGGGGAAAGCGTGATCAACGTCCAATCGGCGTTCTACGGCCGGAAGAGCAACGACATCTGTCTCCACCTGGACGGATCAGGAGGAG GGAGCTGCACGGTGGACGGAGTCTTCCCACGCTACAGGAAGTCATGCGACAACCATCCCTACTGCTTCCTGTATGCCCACACGGACGTGGACCCCTGTCCCGCGGTTGCCAAATACCTTGAGGTGGTCTACAGCTGTGAGCAGAAAG TGTGTCTGCACGGCCTGGGGGTCGAGAGCGGGAACGTCACGGACGCCCAGCTCGCCGCTTCCTCCTCCAGCGGTCCGTTTAGCCCCGACAAAGCCCGCCTGAACGGAGACTCCTGCTGGATGCCCTCGGGAAGCC CAACCTCAAGCTGGATCCAGGTAAACCTGGGCCAACCCAGGAAAGTGACCGGGATAGTAATCCAGGGTTGTCCTCAAAACGACCACTGGGTCACCAAATTCAAGATGCAGCACAGTGTGGATGCAGCGGCGTGGACCGACTACACGGCAGACGGGCCG TTTCTTCCAGGCTCAACAGACAGAAGCACGCCGGACACGCAGCTGCTGGGCACGCCTGTGTCGGCGCAGTACATCCGCATCGTCCCGCTGGAGGTCAGCGGGCAGGCGGGCCTCCGCTTCGATGTTTTAGGATGCTCGCCGGACT ACGCGGTCACGTGTGAACACAAACCCGGCTTCGACGCCACCCTGGATAAGATGAC GGTTCACTGTCCAGCACGCTGCGCCGACGCCTACTACGCCGTGTACGGCACCGGGAGCTACCGCGGG GACTCCAGCACCTGCGCTGCAGCTATTCATGCCGGCGTGGTGCTGAATGAAGTGGGAGGAGACTGCACCATGGTGAAAACCGATGGGCTGGACTTCTACCCGGGGTCCACCAGGAATGGCATCACCTCCCGACA GTATGCTGCAAGCTACGAAGTCTCTTATGCCTTTGCAGACGGAG AGCTCAGGTGTCCTGGCTATGACTGGCACGGGTTTGGAGAGTCGTGCTACAAACCCTTTGACGACAGGAAGACGTGGCATGGCGCCCAGGCTACCTGCAGGAGCGTGGGCGCCGAACTCGTATCCATCCTGTCGATGGCGGAGCAGAGCTGGCTGGAGAGCTACCTGTACACAG CTACCGTCAACGTGTGGACCGGCCTCAGCGACCTGGCCCTGTCTGGGTTCTTCGTCTGGTCTGATGAACACGAGGTGACCTTCACTCATTGGTCTCCAGGTCAACCCAACAACCACGAAGGATTCGACGAAGACTGTGTCGAACTTTTCTTCGAT AGCGGCCGATGGAACGATAAGAGCTGTAAGGAGCTCAATACCTTCATATGTAAACAGCCCAAAGCGCACTACCTGCTGCCCTCTCCGGGACCCACTGTGTACGGATGCCCTCAG GGGTGGAGTGCGTTCGCCTACTCCTGCTACTGGATGGAGGAGACCCCCAGGAGCTGGGCGGGGGCTCAGGAATTCTGCGAAGGCAAGGAAGGTGCCTTGTTGCACATCGGAGACAT TTATGAGCAGTCCCATTTTACAGTCGAGCTGTCAGGCAGAACTGGATATTGGTGGATCGGCCTGCGTGCTCAAGGACAAGGCGGAGGGGTGGACTACCAATGGGTCAATGGCGCCGCTCTCACCTTCACTCACTGGGACAGAGACCAGCCAG ATAGCGGGGATGGGACGTGCGTGGCGATGACATCAGGAGTGATTGGCGGCTTCTGGGACGACAAGCAGTGCTTAGATCAATATGCCTTCGTCTGTGAGAAAGCCAGGCCTGACATCACCCCGCCGACCACAGCACCGACTCCCCCTTTACCAGAGGGCTGTTCCGAGGGCTGGACCGCCCTGCCTCACCACAGATACTGCTACAAG CTGTTCCACGACGTGGACTGGTCCATGAAGAAGAGCTGGGGAGGAGCACATGCCGACTGTGTTTCAAGAAGAGCTGATCTGGTCAGCATCCAcagtcaggaggaggagaacttcCTGTCCCTGTACACCAAAGACTCCAACAAGTGGATCGGACTAAAGCACAGCCCCACAGAGGGAG GCTATTCCTGGAGCGACGGCTCGCCGCTCTCCCACACCAACTGGGGTCCCGGGGAGCCCAACGACCACGACGGCCGCGAGGAGTGTGTGGAGCTGGTGACCGACGCCAACGGAACCCGGTCCTGGTGGAACGACTGCCACTGTGATGTTCACCAGGACTGGGTCTGCATGATTGCTAAAGGACAGGAGCCAGTCTTCCCCCCAATGACCCCACCCCCTGTCCCAG CTCACGACTGCGGCCCCAACCCCGGCTGGAGGAAGAACGCCGGGATCTGCTACTACCACAACGACACCGACGTGGTCGACTTCCACACGGCGCTGGAGCGCTGCTGGGGGGAGAAGGCCAGTCTGGTGTCCATCCTCACCGGGGAGGAGCACGCGTACGTCAGCAGCATG GTGGGGACCGGTGAGCTTGCTGAGGCGTGGATTGGATTGACGAGGGTCGGCATCACAGGTGGACAGTACAG GTGGGTAGACTCCTCCCCCGTGACCTACACTCACTGGGGTCCAGGTGAACCCAACAACTACAACGGGGAGGAAATGTGTGTTCACATGCAGAGGCTCCGAG GTAACTGGAACGACGTCAACTGTGGTTGGGCTTCAGCCGGTTACGTCTGCAAGAAGTTCCCCGGAGACATCGTCACCCCTCCCCCACCCACTCAGCCGTGGGAGGGGAACTGCCCCACAG GTTGGCTGCGTTTCAAAGATAAATGCTTCATGttcaaaggaaagaaagacGACATCAAAGCCAACTGGTCTTCGGCTCGCAGCTGGTGCAAAGGTCAGCTCGGAGAGCTGGCGGTTATCGACGACCAATACGAGAACG acttcGTGTCCAGCTACCTGCGGGACCTGGAGCTCCCCACATGGATCGGCCTGTCAGACCTCATAACAGAGAATCAGTACGGCTGGAGCGACGGGGTCAGCGCCGTCAAGTACACGAACTGGAACGATAAGGAGCCCAACAACGCCGGGGGGGTG GAACACTGTGTGGCGATGActcacagctacctgcggagcGGCAGGTGGAACGACGACGCCTGTCACAAGGATCACAGCTTCGTCTGCTACATGAAGAAAT CGAGCAGCATCGACCCCCCGCCCCCGACCACCAACCCCATCCCCGGCTACGTCTCCTGGTACTCCAACTTCTACCGGCTGGTGACGGAGCCAAAGAGCTGGGACGCCGCTCAGACGTTCTGCGAGGTGGAAGGAGGCAACCTGGCCAGCATCGACATGAGCTACGACCAGGCCTTCGTCGCCGGCGTGGTGCTGCAGGGCGGGGACGACGCTTGGATCGGACTCAGGCGCCAG GACGAAGGCGTCTACGCGTGGACGGACGGCTGGCCGGTGTTCTTCACCCAGTGGGGGCCAGGAGAGCCCAGCACCAATCAGGACGGGGGCTGCGTGAGTATGCACGGCGCCCCGGCCTTCCACGGGACCTGGAACGACACCAGGTGCGACCTGGCGAAGCCCTTCATCTGCAAGATCTCCTCAG AGGAGCCCCCTCCCACCCCGGCCCCCGGTGACGGGAAGTGCCTGCCCTTCTGGGCGCCCTACGGGAGCTACTGCTACTCGGTGTACGACGGTCAGCAGGGATACTCCTGGCCAGACTCCCGGCTCTACTGCCAGTCGAGGGGGGCGGAGCTGGCGTCCGTCCACAGCAGGGCGGAGGTGAACTTCATCCGGAACATGAACTACACCAAATACCACAACATCTGGATCGGCCTCACGCGGGACAACCACC TGGGCTGGGCCTGGACCGACGGCTCGCCCGTGGGCTTCGTCTTTTGGGCCCCCGGGGAGCCGAATCAGTCCTTGCATCCCGGGGACGTGGCCTACGAGAACTGCGTGGAGATGTACGAAGACGGACGCTGGAACGACAACAACTGCCTGCAGAAGAGAGGCTTCGTGTGCCGCCACCGCCAGT ACTACACAACGGACAACGAGAGCAACCCGATTATCCCCACGGACCC CCCCGGGGGGGTGATCGCGGCCGCCGTCGTGGCCGCCGTCGTGGGGGTCGTGCTGATCTTGGGCTTGCTGTATTACGTGTTCAGCGTGCGGGGGTACAAGCTGAGCCTGCCCGTGAGGAGGACGGGCGCCGTGGACATG CCCGCGTTCACAAACCCAAACTTCCCCGGAGAGTCAGACACATAA
- the aff1 gene encoding LOW QUALITY PROTEIN: AF4/FMR2 family member 1 (The sequence of the model RefSeq protein was modified relative to this genomic sequence to represent the inferred CDS: substituted 1 base at 1 genomic stop codon) has protein sequence MTANFGCCXRRTMASPPSVYNEERNRLRLRAWEQRNLGISPAAELGAQSVPLFGEPYKTNKGDELSSRIQRMLGSYEGVNNPCPSAREPLPIQGQPSADNPANAAFQNQVQHASTQSRASSTSSPSPVGHPSTSSNANVSLNHSQKTCPRSPDAKSQPQDDIAPDCKPPLDRHGPPEGASTTTPKRSPEDGSLQQVSKGSALPSQAFPSLRSKQPSVVVTRKPTAYVRPMDGQDQVGSESPELKPSPEPYVPLPELLNKSDPARATMFPRCEETKTREVHCVDDILKEMAHSWPPLLTAIHTPGAGDLSKSQISAKEVHPVSPGRDTGGPPLPAPPRPPQLPFAAAPSRAVQSGSSSDSESSSRSGSGSKGAAGGPAGGPAERRQRAEPDAPPDAPPATRDWQLGNWIRPSQQNSSADQRLPRPLSVEAVGAARHFSPQREDRSGGPGPGPQQDSYVPPPADSERCGRKLSRTTSSSPPAAAAGSAREEAVATPDKDPGFTDRPKVKMKPGRSRKSRRTIDKRKDGSKVACSRCPSCGGRDPNPCSCSCPSPSQSPAQPGRRSPAPPVRMSESKSETSSQKDTKVSAHKPPRKAGRPARGAQDPLRPPASLLVRIDLGLLSRVPRISSKAKGWGRVPAPAGGGGAAKRPRSRVPPDVDAASDAASDAASAPRKKARQDNGNASNHGVRLQKPGEAAAGRRPKAGKHPVSLLQPPTPKRRMEERKRSGGRNGAKGVSLQQTRPEAGLAAPPASQPPREGLSNRAEDRPYQVKRYIKEAKKLKHKADAEPDKVRKALCYLDSAMCFVESAVAMEKDPQMSSFTMFAETMELLKFVLKLKNPVDASAPPSEKDFVALCLQCQSLLHMAMFRQKHKTALEYSKTLSDHFKNPPHKTSSPSVLTSKVDTPSHGAPSPANPSGSSAPSGGVEVPLAIEQVVCSYVDITTLFLNAHDLWERAEALAHKGSGLLAELDRTEGRLNLMSSLSALVRYTRRGVQWLRRHSQKTSQD, from the exons ATGACAGCCAACTTCGGTTGTTGTTAGCGGCGCACCATGGCGTCTCCGCCGAG CGTGTACAATGAAGAGAGGAACCGTCTTCGCCTCCGGGCGTGGGAGCAGAGGAACCTGGGAATAAGCCCCGCCGCGGAGCTCGGCGCTCAGAGCGTGCCTCTGTTCGGCGAGCCGTACAAG ACGAACAAAGGGGACGAGCTGTCCAGCAGAATCCAGAGGATGCTGGGTAGTTACGAAGGCGTGAATAATCCCTGTCCCTCGGCTCGTGAGCCGTTGCCCATTCAGGGTCAGCCGAGCGCAGATAATCCAGCCAATGCTGCATTCCAGAACCAGGTCCAGCACGCGTCCACCCAGAGCCGCGCCTCCAGCACCTCGTCTCCTAGCCCGGTCGGTCATCCGTCCACGTCCTCAAACGCAAATGTGTCTTTGAACCACAGTCAAAAGACGTGTCCTCGGTCTCCTGATGCTAAATCACAACCACAAGACGACATCGCCCCGGACTGTAAGCCCCCCCTCGATAGGCATGGCCCCCCTGAGGGTGCTTCCACCACCACCCCAAAACGGTCCCCCGAGGACGGATCCCTGCAGCAGGTCAGCAAAGGAAGCGCGCTGCCGTCCCAGGCCTTCCCTTCGCTCCGGTCCAAGCAGCCGAGCGTGGTCGTGACCCGGAAGCCAACGGCGTACGTGCGGCCGATGGATGGTCAGGACCAGGTGGGCAGTGAGTCTCCCGAGCTCAAGCCCTCACCTGAGCCGTACGTGCCTCTCCCGGAGTTACTCAACAAGTCTGACCCGGCGAGAGCAACGATGTTCCCACGGTGTGAGGAG acAAAGACGAGGGAGGTTCATTGTGTTGACGACATATTAAAG gagatGGCCCACTCATGGCCCCCTCTCCTGACAGCCATACACACACCTGGTGCAGGTGACCTCTCCAAATCCCAGATCTCAGCCAAG gaagTCCATCCTGTCTCTCCGGGACGCG ATACCGGTgggccccccctccctgctccaCCCCGGCCCCCCCAGCT TCCGTTTGCAGCGGCGCCATCCAGAGCGGTCCAGTCCGGCAGCTCCAGCGACTCTGAGAGCAGCTCCAGATCGGGGTCGGGCAGTAAAGGCGCGGCGGGGGGGCCGGCGGGGGGGCCGGCGGAGCGGCGCCAGAGAGCCGAG ccggACGCTCCGCCGGACGCTCCGCCGGCGACTCGTGACTGGCAGTTGGGGAACTGGATCAGGCCCAGCCAGCAGAACTCCAGCGCTGATCAACGGCTCCCACGCCCTCTCAGTGTGGAGGCGGTCGGCGCCGCCCGCCACTTTAGCCCCCAGCGGGAGGACCGCTCTGGTGGTCCGGGACCGGGTCCCCAGCAGGACAGCtacgtgcccccccccgccgattCAGAGCGCTGCGGCAGGAAGCTTTCACGTACCACGTCCTCCTCGccaccggcggcggcggcgggctcgGCGCGTGAGGAGGCTGTAGCGACGCCGGACAAAGACCCGGGTTTCACGGATCGGCCCAAAGTCAAGATGAAACCGGGACGTAGCAGAAAAAGCAGGAGGACCATCGACAAGCGAAAGGACGGGTCCAAGGTCGCGTGCAGTCGGTGCCCATCATGTGGGGGGCGGGACCCCAacccctgctcctgctcctgcccctccccctcccaaaGCCCAGCACAGCCCGGAAGGCGTTCTCCTGCCCCGCCAGTCAGAATGAGCGAATCAAAGTCTGAGACCAGCAGCCAAAAGGACACAAAGGTCTCCGCCCACAAGCCCCCCAGGAAGGCTGGGCGTCCAGCCCGGGGGGCCCAGGACCCCCTCCGACCCCCTGCGTCCCTGCTGGTGAGGATCGATCTGGGTTTGCTCTCCAGAGTCCCCCGGATCTCCAGCAAAGCGAAGGGATGGGGTCGGGTCCCGGCGCCggccggaggaggcggggccgcCAAACGCCCCCGAAGCCGTGTGCCCCCAGAC GTAGACGCTGCATCCGACGCTGCATCCGACGCTGCATCCGCTCCCAGGAAGAAAGCCAGGCAGGATAACGGGAACGCCTCAAACCACGGCGTCAGACTGCA AAAACCCGGGGAGGCTGCAGCGGGTCGGCGGCCGAAGGCCGGGAAGCATCCGGTTTCTTTGCTGCAGCCTCCGACTCCCAAACGCAGGATGGAGGAGCGCAAGAGGAGCGGCGGGAGAAACGGTGCGAAGGGCGtgtctctgcagcagacacGCCCAGAGGCTGGGCTCGCCGCCCCGCCGGCTTCACAGCCCCCCAGGGAGGGTTTGTCCaacagagcagaggacag GCCGTATCAGGTGAAGCGCTACATCAAAGAGGCCAAGAAACTGAAGCACAAAGCCGACGCCGAG CCAGATAAGGTCCGTAAAGCGCTCTGCTACCTGGACTCAGCCATGTGTTTTGTTGAGAGCGCCGTCGCCATGGAGAAGGACCCCCAGATGTCCTCCTTCACCATGTTTGCAGAGACGATGGAGCTGCTGaa GTTTGTGCTGAAACTTAAAAACCCAGTGGACGCCTCGGCCCCGCCCTCAGAAAAAGACTTTGTAGCTTTATG CTTGCAGTGCCAGTCCCTCTTACACATGGCCATGTTCCGCCAGAAGCACAAAACTGCACTCGAGTATTCAAAGACGCTGTCCGACCACTTCAAG AACCCTCCTCACAAAACCTCCAGTCCTTCTGTCCTGACGTCAAA GGTGGACACCCCGTCCCACGGCGCGCCGTCTCCCGCCAACCCCTCTGGCAGCTCCGCCCCCAGCGGCGGCGTGGAGGTTCCTCTGGCCATCGAACAAGTCGTGTGCTCGTACGTGGACATCACCACGCTGTTCCTGAACGCCCATGACCTCTGGGAGCGGGCCGAGGCACTGGCGCACAAAGGCAGCG GACTGCTGGCGGAGCTGGACCGGACTGAGGGACGGCTGAACCTGATGTCCAGCTTGAGCGCTCTGGTCCGCTACACGAGGCGGGGCGTCCAATGGCTGAGGCGGCACAGCCAAAAGACCAG TCAGGACTGA